The window CAGTCCCAGTACCCTTCACCCTGGCTTGTGATCTGGAAGCCACGCCATGCCCTCCAGCCACAGAAGAGTGCCAACCTGCCCCCTGCTATGGGTCAGCCTCTCTGGAGTGGTCCCCGCCGACACATGGGCACACCAAGGCCCAGAGCCCAGTTTCTGCGGGTGGGCTGTGTGCTGGGCACCTGCCGAGTACAGAACCTCAGCCACCGCCTATGGCAGCTTGTTGCATCGGCCGGCCCACGGGACTCAGCCCCCATTGACCCCAGCAGTCCCCACAGTTATGGCTAGGGTGGGGTAGGCCATACGCCTGCCCGTCCCAGCCAGATGCGGCACCCCAACCCCAGAACTGCAGCTGAGCCCCAGCTCTGGCCTAGCCCCACCAGGGCTTCTGCAGGAgacccacccacacacccactAGGTACTGCAGCAAGCAACCTAGATGGCTTTGGACATATAAACCCATGAACACGTATAGCCCCAGGCAAGTCTGCAGGCAGAGTTGATATGCCCAGGAGATCTGTACACACCAGGAGTGCGCACACTCAGGGGCCAGGTATGAAGTAGAGGGGGACGGCAGCAGCACATGCTATAAAGGCTTCTGAGGGAAGCAGTCTGTTCAAGGATGTGGAACAGAAGTCAGTCCTAAACACACAGTGCCACCTGTGGGCAAGCAGGAGATGGGCCGAGTTGGACCACATGAGCCTTTCCCTGCTGGGGCCACTGACAGATGAAACTTGGCTTTAGGCATGCATGATTGGCTGGCCCCAGGTCCTCCTCCTCTTGCCCTTGAGACTAGGAGGGCAGCAGGGAGTACTCCCACTGTGGTTCCCAGGGCTGGGTGAGGGGGACAGCTACGCTGGAAACAGCATCCCTCCAGCTGCCCACTCTGGAGCCTGAGCCCACCATCTCAGAGCACATTCTGCCTGGACCCCTGCCCCCTCATTTGCAGCTCAAGAGGAGGGGTTTAAGAGACACATGGAGTGTTCTGGGGCCATGCAGA is drawn from Saccopteryx leptura isolate mSacLep1 chromosome 1, mSacLep1_pri_phased_curated, whole genome shotgun sequence and contains these coding sequences:
- the ADM2 gene encoding protein ADM2; translated protein: MAWLLPVTLSCISFLYLQLPGTLSCQGGSQHPARPREPLAWTPFSSRQSQYPSPWLVIWKPRHALQPQKSANLPPAMGQPLWSGPRRHMGTPRPRAQFLRVGCVLGTCRVQNLSHRLWQLVASAGPRDSAPIDPSSPHSYG